Sequence from the Aquimarina sp. Aq107 genome:
TTGAAGTTTTATTATCTATTACAGTGTAAACGTCTTTACCGTTCTTTTAAAGATTTTGGGACTGAACCTATTATAGGGTATCCTATTATTATTGTACTGTTTTATTGGTTGTCAATATTTTTTTTTAACAAAGTACCTTATGCATCTTATTTTTATATAGCATTGAGTGTTGCTTTTGTTTATACTTTTAGTAGTTCAGGACATAGTGGTTTTTTAAAACAACATTTTTCAAGTTTTAATCTTAGAAAAATCAAATTACTCAATAGTTTGCTAGGAGCATTACCGTTTGCAATATTTTTGTTGTATAAAGCATGCTATGTGGAAGTAGTTTTTATCGTTTTGTTGACTTTGTTAGTTTCGTTATTTAAGAAAAGAAATAAAGTGTCCTTAGTAATACCAACTCCATTTAATAAAAAACCTTTTGAGTTTATAATAGGATTTCGAAAAACTTTTTGGTTGTTTTTATTGATATATGGTTTGGTATTTATAGCCATTGTTAAAGCTAATTTTAACTTAGGTTTATTTGCTATCGTAGCTGTGTTTTTGACCTGTTCCGGTTACTATATGAAGCAGGATCCAGAGTTTTATATATGGATATATGCAATGAATTCTAAAGAGTTTTTAATGCGTAAAGTGCTAATCGCAATCAAATATAGTTCTCTGCTAACTATTCCGATGTTTGTGTTTTTATCTGTTTTTTATTTGAACCAGATATACATAGCAGTACTTTTCTTAATGTTGGGTTGGATGTATTTGATAATGTTTGTGTTTATGAAATATGCTTTTCGGAGTCAAGGATTAGAGATTATGCAAGGAGTGATTGGTGTATTGTGTATTTTATTTCCTCCATTAATGATAATAACACTACCTTATTTTTATAATAAAGCTTTGAGTAACTTAAATCTTTTGCTGAAATGATATCAATAAAATCTTTAGATAAGTATTACGGTAATAACCATGTGTTGAATGATGTTAATCTAACATTTAATCCTGGCGAAGTTCATGGTATAGTAGGAGAAAATGGAGCTGGAAAAACTACTTTGTTTAGGTCTATTTCTGGGATGGAAAGTTTTAGTGGAGCTATCGACTATGATGCCGGCAATATTAAGAATGTAATGGGTTTTTTGCCTACAGATCCTTTTTTTCTTTCTAAAATTACAGGAAAAGAGTATTTGCAATTATTATGTAATGCTAGGGATATTAAAATTAATGATTTTAACGAGAAAAATATTTTTGATTTACCCTTGCAACAATACGCAGAAAGGTATTCTACAGGAATGAAGAAAAAGTTAGCGTTAACGGGTATATTGTTGCAGAATAACGACGTCTTTATTTTAGATGAACCTTTTAATGGGGTAGATATATATAGCAATACCGTTATTAATGAGATTCTTATTAAGTTAAAACAACTTAATAAAATAGTAATATTATCATCTCATATTTTCTCAACACTTTATGAAACCTGCGATTATTTACATTATTTAAAAAATGGCAGTATTGTAAAAAG
This genomic interval carries:
- a CDS encoding ATP-binding cassette domain-containing protein, producing MISIKSLDKYYGNNHVLNDVNLTFNPGEVHGIVGENGAGKTTLFRSISGMESFSGAIDYDAGNIKNVMGFLPTDPFFLSKITGKEYLQLLCNARDIKINDFNEKNIFDLPLQQYAERYSTGMKKKLALTGILLQNNDVFILDEPFNGVDIYSNTVINEILIKLKQLNKIVILSSHIFSTLYETCDYLHYLKNGSIVKSVDKTQFESIEKEMQASGIKVKIDKLNLT